A stretch of the Corylus avellana chromosome ca6, CavTom2PMs-1.0 genome encodes the following:
- the LOC132185055 gene encoding uncharacterized protein LOC132185055, giving the protein MVSSDDEKDGVLANYIPKELTHGLGSNDAKFVDEVLNGQNEGCCENFRMDKHVFYKLCYILQAKGLLRHTNRIKIEEQLAIFMFIIGHNLRTRAVQELFRYSGETISRHFNNVLNAIMAISLDFFQSPGSNVPPEILEDPRFYPYFQDCVGAVDGIHIPVMVGVDEQGPFRNKNGMLSQNVVAACSLDLRFHYVLAGWEGSASDLQVLNSALTRRNKLQVPEGKYYLVDNKYANMAGFIAPYNGVPYYLKEFPSGYHPQDARELFNQRHSLLRNATDRIFGALKFRFPILMSAPPYPLQTQVKLVVAACAIHNYIRREKPDDWIFRMYEHDSTELQIEESLPPLEVQQPMMHIDTQTLDIGLETEQEEISSQLRDSIATEMWNDYIRDFSTM; this is encoded by the exons ATGGTGAGCTCTGATGATGAAAAGGATGGAGTCCTTGCAAATTACATCCCAAAAGAGCTGACCCATGGTTTGGGATCTAATGATGCAAAATTTGTAGATGAAGTACTTAATGGTCAAAATGAAGgttgttgtgaaaattttcgCATGGATAAGCATGTCTTTTACAAGTTATGTTATATTTTACAAGCCAAAGGCCTGCTACGGCACACAAATCGAATCAAGATTGAGGAGCAATTAGCCATTTTCATGTTCATAATTGGTCATAATCTACGGACTCGAGCTGTCCAAGAGTTATTTCGATATTCAGGAGAAACCATCAGTCGCCATTTCAATAATGTCTTGAATGCAATTATGGCCATTTCATTAGACTTCTTTCAGTCTCCAGGGTCCAATGTTCCACCTGAGATCCTGGAAGATCcaagattctatccatactttcAG GATTGTGTGGGAGCGGTTGATGGCATCCATATTCCGGTGATGGTAGGTGTAGATGAACAAGGTCCTTTCCGCAACAAGAATGGCATGCTTTCGCAAAATGTTGTGGCAGCTTGCTCACTTGATCTCAGGTTCCATTATGTTCTGGCCGGCTGGGAAGGCTCAGCATCAGATTTGCAAGTCCTAAATTCTGCACTCACAAGGCGAAACAAACTGCAGGTCCCTGAAG GTAAATACTACCTTGTAGACAACAAGTATGCAAATATGGCAGGTTTCATTGCCCCGTATAATGGTGTTCCCTATTACTTGAAGGAGTTTCCTAGTGGCTATCATCCCCAAGATGCCAGAGAGCTATTTAATCAACGTCACTCATTGTTACGAAATGCCACCGATCGTATATTTGGTGCTTTGAAGTTCCGATTCCCTATATTGATGTCCGCTCCTCCATACCCGTTACAAACACAGGTGAAGTTGGTCGTGGCAGCGTGTGCGATACACAATTACATTCGTAGGGAGAAACCAGATGATTGGATTTTTAGAATGTATGAGCATGACAGTACTGAACTGCAGATCGAGGAGTCATTGCCGCCTTTAGAGGTGCAGCAGCCCATGATGCATATCGACACCCAAACGCTGGACATTGGTTTGGAAACAGAACAAGAAGAAATTTCTTCGCAACTTCGGGACTCTATTGCAACTGAGATGTGGAATGACTATATCCGTGACTTCTCAACCATGTAA
- the LOC132183597 gene encoding receptor-like protein kinase isoform X2 — protein sequence MNSMQHVLNHFLLFLCFSVSIFTVSGLSSDGATLLALLRHWKSVPSSISSSWNASDSTPCSWLGVECGNALNVVSLNLSSQGISGGLGPEIGNLSQLQTICLSNNSFFGVIPQGLGHCSLLEELDLSLNNFTGEIPDNLKNLQNLQILSLYENMLTGDIPESLFQIPPLEYVYLYNNNLSGSIPINVGNMSEVLRLYLYGNQLSGTIPSSIGNCSKLEELFLNQNQLVGVLPESLNSLGKLVYLDVSQNGLEGRIPLGLGSCKNLVFLDLSFNGFSGGIPQDLGNCSSLQDFGAVSSNLMGNIPSSFGLLHKLLHLHLSENRLSGKIPPELGKCKSLQSLQLYTNQLEGEIPSELGMLSELQDLELFNNRLTGEIPVSIWKIPTLEHLLVYNNSLYGELPLEMVELKQLKNISLFNNQFFGVIPEGLGINSSLLQLDFTNNKFSGKIPPNLCFGKQLSVLNMGQNQFQGSIPSDVGSCSTLRRLILKQNNLTGVLPEFVKNTYLLFMDISVNSIGGSIPSSLGNCTNLTSIDMSRNMFTGLIPPELGNLVNLQRLNFSHNYLEGPLPTQLSNYAKLERFDVGFNLLNGSIPSTLRSWTGLSALILRENHFTGGIPSFLSEFEQLSELQLGGNLLGGDIPPSIGALQDLFYALNLSSNGLTGQVPLELGKLNRLLRMDISHNNLSGTLTALDEIHSLVEVNISYNHFTGPVPQTLMKFLDSSPSSFLGNPSLCVSCLLSGGLTCTGNGNFGPCDHQSSIKKGFSKLEVTMIALGSSLVLVFMLLGLVFMFLLRRRPKCEVEASDQGGPSLLLNKLMEATANLNDRFIIGRGAHGTVYKASLGPDEVFAVKKLAFARNKRGSQSMAREIQTVGKVRHRNLVRLEDFWLRKDHGLIMYRYMQNGSLHDVLHEMNPPPTLEWGVRYKIAVGTAHGLAYLHYDSDPPIVHRDIKPKNILLDSEMEPHIADFGIAKLLDQSSASSLSVTVVGTTGYIAPENAFTTTKKKESDVYSYGVVLLELLTRKKALDPSFMEETDIVGWVRCVWRNTGGIEKIVDSSLMEEILKADIREQVIDVLLVALRCTEKEPSKRPTMRDVVKQLLDANSPMRNQKSQPS from the exons ATGAATAGCATGCAGCATGTTTTGAACCATTTCCTGCTGTTTTTATGCTTCTCTGTCTCCATTTTTACTGTCTCTGGTTTGAGCTCTGACGGTGCAACTTTGTTGGCACTCCTGCGGCACTGGAAATCAGTGCCTTCTTCTATAAGCTCAAGCTGGAATGCTTCTGATTCGACTCCATGCTCATGGTTAGGGGTGGAATGTGGGAATGCCCTCAATGTGGTCTCACTAAATCTCTCTAGTCAAGGAATTTCCGGTGGCTTAGGACCAGAAATTGGAAACCTCAGTCAATTGCAGACCATTTGTTTGAGTAATAACAGTTTCTTTGGTGTCATACCCCAAGGGCTAGGCCATTGTAGTCTTCTTGAGGAATTAGACCTATCTTTAAACAACTTTACAGGAGAAATACCAGATAACTTGAAGAACTTGCAAAATTTACAAATATTGAGCCTTTATGAAAATATGCTGACTGGGGACATACCCGAATCCTTGTTTCAGATTCCACCCTTGGAATATGTGTATCTATACAATAACAATTTGAGTGGCTCAATCCCTATAAATGTAGGGAACATGAGTGAGGTTTTGAGGCTATACCTATATGGTAATCAGTTATCTGGGACGATTCCTTCATCCATTGGTAATTGTAGTAAACTGGAGGAACTTTTTTTGAATCAGAATCAGCTGGTGGGTGTTTTGCCTGAGAGTCTAAACAGTCTTGGGAAGCTTGTTTATTTAGATGTCAGCCAGAATGGTCTTGAGGGTAGAATTCCTTTGGGTTTAGGCAGTTGCAAGAATTTAGTGTTTTTGGATTTGTCATTCAATGGTTTCAGTGGAGGTATTCCACAAGACTTGGGGAATTGTAGTAGCTTACAGGACTTTGGTGCTGTGAGTAGCAACTTAATGGGAAATATCCCATCCTCCTTTGGTCTACTACATAAGCTCTTACATCTTCATCTTTCTGAAAACCGTTTGTCTGGGAAAATACCACCTGAACTTGGGAAGTGCAAGTCCTTGCAAAGCCTACAATTGTATACAAACCAACTCGAGGGGGAAATACCTTCCGAATTAGGGATGCTGAGTGAATTGCAGGATCTTGAATTGTTTAACAACCGGTTAACGGGTGAGATTCCTGTGAGCATTTGGAAGATTCCAACTCTCGAGCATCTTCTTGTTTATAATAACAGCCTTTATGGTGAACTACCTCTTGAGATGGTGGAGCTCAAGCAACTAAAGAACATTTCATTGTTTAACAACCAGTTCTTCGGAGTGATACCTGAAGGCTTGGGGATTAATAGCAGCTTATTACAGTTGGACTTTACTAATAATAAGTTCTCTGGTAAAATCCCACCAAATCTTTGCTTTGGAAAGCAATTAAGTGTGCTGAATATGGGTCAGAATCAATTTCAAGGTAGCATACCTTCTGATGTAGGAAGCTGTTCAACTCTGCGAAGATTAATCCTCAAACAAAATAACCTCACAGGGGTTCTTCCAGAGTTTGTCAAAAATACATACCTTTTGTTCATGGACATCAGTGTAAATAGTATTGGTGGATCAATTCCATCAAGCCTGGGAAACTGCACCAATCTCACTTCCATCGATATGTCAAGGAACATGTTTACTGGGCTTATACCCCCAGAGCTAGGAAACCTTGTGAATCTTCAGAGATTGAATTTTTCCCACAACTACTTGGAAGGTCCTTTGCCAACTCAGCTATCAAACTATGCAAAGTTAGAGAGATTTGATGTGGGTTTCAATCTATTGAATGGTTCAATTCCGTCGACACTGAGAAGCTGGACAGGTTTATCCGCattgattttgagagaaaatCATTTTACTGGGGGTATCCCATCTTTCTTGTCAGAATTTGAACAGCTTTCAGAGCTACAACTTGGTGGAAATTTGTTAGGAGGAGATATTCCTCCATCCATTGGAGCACTGCAGGATCTATTCTATGCATTGAATCTCAGCAGTAATGGGTTAACAGGTCAAGTTCCTTTAGAGCTTGGGAAATTGAACAGGCTACTACGAATGGATATATCTCATAACAATTTGTCAGGAACTTTAACAGCTCTAGATGAAATTCATTCACTTGTTGAGGTTAATATTTCATACAATCACTTCACAGGTCCTGTACCACAAACACTGATGAAGTTTCTGGACTCATCTCCATCATCGTTCTTGGGCAATCCCAGCCTATGTGTCAGCTGTCTTCTATCAGGTGGCTTAACTTGCACTGGAAACGGCAATTTCGGGCCGTGTGACCATCAATCAAGCATCAAAAAAGGCTTCAGCAAATTAGAAGTTACAATGATAGCACTCGGGTCCTCACTAGTTCTTGTTTTTATGCTTCTTGGACTTgtatttatgtttcttttgcgCAGAAGACCAAAGTGCGAAGTTGAGGCCTCTGATCAAGGAGGACCATCGCTCCTGCTTAACAAACTCATGGAGGCCACAGCAAATCTAAACGATAGGTTTATCATTGGGAGAGGAGCACACGGAACTGTTTATAAGGCTTCATTGGGCCCAGACGAAGTTTTCGCTGTAAAGAAGCTTGCATTTGCAAGGAATAAAAGAGGAAGCCAAAGTATGGCTAGAGAAATTCAAACGGTGGGGAAGGTCAGGCACCGGAATCTGGTCAGATTAGAAGATTTTTGGTTAAGAAAGGACCATGGTTTAATCATGTATAGGTACATGCAAAATGGGAGCCTTCATGATGTTTTACATGAAATGAATCCGCCACCAACTCTAGAGTGGGGTGTCCGCTATAAGATTGCAGTTGGAACAGCACATGGATTGGCATATCTCCATTATGACTCTGATCCTCCTATAGTGCATAGAGATATCAAACCAAAGAACATACTTTTGGACTCAGAGATGGAGCCTCATATTGCTGATTTCGGTATCGCCAAGCTTCTGGATCAGTCCTCTGCTTCATCCCTATCCGTCACAGTTGTGGGTACAACTGGATATATTGCACCAG AAAATGCatttacaacaacaaaaaaaaaggagtcCGATGTGTATAGTTACGGAGTTGTTTTGCTGGAGTTGCTTACCCGAAAGAAGGCATTGGATCCATCATTTATGGAGGAAACGGATATTGTGGGGTGGGTCAGGTGTGTCTGGAGGAATACAGGAGGAATCGAAAAAATTGTTGATTCGAGCCTCATGGAGGAAATTTTGAAGGCAGATATTAGGGAACAAGTTATTGATGTTCTTCTGGTGGCTTTGAGATGCACTGAGAAGGAGCCAAGCAAGAGACCAACAATGAGAGATGTTGTCAAACAATTATTAGATGCAAATAGCCCCATGAGGAATCAAAAGAGCCAGCCCTCTTAA
- the LOC132183597 gene encoding receptor-like protein kinase isoform X1: protein MQHLSPTDNIKLKHLSFTWKLSFSLTLSRSSQLCSVPIQIPATGSSCCYKRQEVPSSISSSWNASDSTPCSWLGVECGNALNVVSLNLSSQGISGGLGPEIGNLSQLQTICLSNNSFFGVIPQGLGHCSLLEELDLSLNNFTGEIPDNLKNLQNLQILSLYENMLTGDIPESLFQIPPLEYVYLYNNNLSGSIPINVGNMSEVLRLYLYGNQLSGTIPSSIGNCSKLEELFLNQNQLVGVLPESLNSLGKLVYLDVSQNGLEGRIPLGLGSCKNLVFLDLSFNGFSGGIPQDLGNCSSLQDFGAVSSNLMGNIPSSFGLLHKLLHLHLSENRLSGKIPPELGKCKSLQSLQLYTNQLEGEIPSELGMLSELQDLELFNNRLTGEIPVSIWKIPTLEHLLVYNNSLYGELPLEMVELKQLKNISLFNNQFFGVIPEGLGINSSLLQLDFTNNKFSGKIPPNLCFGKQLSVLNMGQNQFQGSIPSDVGSCSTLRRLILKQNNLTGVLPEFVKNTYLLFMDISVNSIGGSIPSSLGNCTNLTSIDMSRNMFTGLIPPELGNLVNLQRLNFSHNYLEGPLPTQLSNYAKLERFDVGFNLLNGSIPSTLRSWTGLSALILRENHFTGGIPSFLSEFEQLSELQLGGNLLGGDIPPSIGALQDLFYALNLSSNGLTGQVPLELGKLNRLLRMDISHNNLSGTLTALDEIHSLVEVNISYNHFTGPVPQTLMKFLDSSPSSFLGNPSLCVSCLLSGGLTCTGNGNFGPCDHQSSIKKGFSKLEVTMIALGSSLVLVFMLLGLVFMFLLRRRPKCEVEASDQGGPSLLLNKLMEATANLNDRFIIGRGAHGTVYKASLGPDEVFAVKKLAFARNKRGSQSMAREIQTVGKVRHRNLVRLEDFWLRKDHGLIMYRYMQNGSLHDVLHEMNPPPTLEWGVRYKIAVGTAHGLAYLHYDSDPPIVHRDIKPKNILLDSEMEPHIADFGIAKLLDQSSASSLSVTVVGTTGYIAPENAFTTTKKKESDVYSYGVVLLELLTRKKALDPSFMEETDIVGWVRCVWRNTGGIEKIVDSSLMEEILKADIREQVIDVLLVALRCTEKEPSKRPTMRDVVKQLLDANSPMRNQKSQPS from the exons ATGCAACATTTAAGCCCAACTGACAACATTAAACTAAAACACCTGTCTTTCACATGgaaactctctttctctctcactctctcaagATCATCTCAACTTTGTTCTGTTCCTATCCAAATTCCAGCAACTGGGTCTTCTTGTTGTTACAAGCGCCAAGAAG TGCCTTCTTCTATAAGCTCAAGCTGGAATGCTTCTGATTCGACTCCATGCTCATGGTTAGGGGTGGAATGTGGGAATGCCCTCAATGTGGTCTCACTAAATCTCTCTAGTCAAGGAATTTCCGGTGGCTTAGGACCAGAAATTGGAAACCTCAGTCAATTGCAGACCATTTGTTTGAGTAATAACAGTTTCTTTGGTGTCATACCCCAAGGGCTAGGCCATTGTAGTCTTCTTGAGGAATTAGACCTATCTTTAAACAACTTTACAGGAGAAATACCAGATAACTTGAAGAACTTGCAAAATTTACAAATATTGAGCCTTTATGAAAATATGCTGACTGGGGACATACCCGAATCCTTGTTTCAGATTCCACCCTTGGAATATGTGTATCTATACAATAACAATTTGAGTGGCTCAATCCCTATAAATGTAGGGAACATGAGTGAGGTTTTGAGGCTATACCTATATGGTAATCAGTTATCTGGGACGATTCCTTCATCCATTGGTAATTGTAGTAAACTGGAGGAACTTTTTTTGAATCAGAATCAGCTGGTGGGTGTTTTGCCTGAGAGTCTAAACAGTCTTGGGAAGCTTGTTTATTTAGATGTCAGCCAGAATGGTCTTGAGGGTAGAATTCCTTTGGGTTTAGGCAGTTGCAAGAATTTAGTGTTTTTGGATTTGTCATTCAATGGTTTCAGTGGAGGTATTCCACAAGACTTGGGGAATTGTAGTAGCTTACAGGACTTTGGTGCTGTGAGTAGCAACTTAATGGGAAATATCCCATCCTCCTTTGGTCTACTACATAAGCTCTTACATCTTCATCTTTCTGAAAACCGTTTGTCTGGGAAAATACCACCTGAACTTGGGAAGTGCAAGTCCTTGCAAAGCCTACAATTGTATACAAACCAACTCGAGGGGGAAATACCTTCCGAATTAGGGATGCTGAGTGAATTGCAGGATCTTGAATTGTTTAACAACCGGTTAACGGGTGAGATTCCTGTGAGCATTTGGAAGATTCCAACTCTCGAGCATCTTCTTGTTTATAATAACAGCCTTTATGGTGAACTACCTCTTGAGATGGTGGAGCTCAAGCAACTAAAGAACATTTCATTGTTTAACAACCAGTTCTTCGGAGTGATACCTGAAGGCTTGGGGATTAATAGCAGCTTATTACAGTTGGACTTTACTAATAATAAGTTCTCTGGTAAAATCCCACCAAATCTTTGCTTTGGAAAGCAATTAAGTGTGCTGAATATGGGTCAGAATCAATTTCAAGGTAGCATACCTTCTGATGTAGGAAGCTGTTCAACTCTGCGAAGATTAATCCTCAAACAAAATAACCTCACAGGGGTTCTTCCAGAGTTTGTCAAAAATACATACCTTTTGTTCATGGACATCAGTGTAAATAGTATTGGTGGATCAATTCCATCAAGCCTGGGAAACTGCACCAATCTCACTTCCATCGATATGTCAAGGAACATGTTTACTGGGCTTATACCCCCAGAGCTAGGAAACCTTGTGAATCTTCAGAGATTGAATTTTTCCCACAACTACTTGGAAGGTCCTTTGCCAACTCAGCTATCAAACTATGCAAAGTTAGAGAGATTTGATGTGGGTTTCAATCTATTGAATGGTTCAATTCCGTCGACACTGAGAAGCTGGACAGGTTTATCCGCattgattttgagagaaaatCATTTTACTGGGGGTATCCCATCTTTCTTGTCAGAATTTGAACAGCTTTCAGAGCTACAACTTGGTGGAAATTTGTTAGGAGGAGATATTCCTCCATCCATTGGAGCACTGCAGGATCTATTCTATGCATTGAATCTCAGCAGTAATGGGTTAACAGGTCAAGTTCCTTTAGAGCTTGGGAAATTGAACAGGCTACTACGAATGGATATATCTCATAACAATTTGTCAGGAACTTTAACAGCTCTAGATGAAATTCATTCACTTGTTGAGGTTAATATTTCATACAATCACTTCACAGGTCCTGTACCACAAACACTGATGAAGTTTCTGGACTCATCTCCATCATCGTTCTTGGGCAATCCCAGCCTATGTGTCAGCTGTCTTCTATCAGGTGGCTTAACTTGCACTGGAAACGGCAATTTCGGGCCGTGTGACCATCAATCAAGCATCAAAAAAGGCTTCAGCAAATTAGAAGTTACAATGATAGCACTCGGGTCCTCACTAGTTCTTGTTTTTATGCTTCTTGGACTTgtatttatgtttcttttgcgCAGAAGACCAAAGTGCGAAGTTGAGGCCTCTGATCAAGGAGGACCATCGCTCCTGCTTAACAAACTCATGGAGGCCACAGCAAATCTAAACGATAGGTTTATCATTGGGAGAGGAGCACACGGAACTGTTTATAAGGCTTCATTGGGCCCAGACGAAGTTTTCGCTGTAAAGAAGCTTGCATTTGCAAGGAATAAAAGAGGAAGCCAAAGTATGGCTAGAGAAATTCAAACGGTGGGGAAGGTCAGGCACCGGAATCTGGTCAGATTAGAAGATTTTTGGTTAAGAAAGGACCATGGTTTAATCATGTATAGGTACATGCAAAATGGGAGCCTTCATGATGTTTTACATGAAATGAATCCGCCACCAACTCTAGAGTGGGGTGTCCGCTATAAGATTGCAGTTGGAACAGCACATGGATTGGCATATCTCCATTATGACTCTGATCCTCCTATAGTGCATAGAGATATCAAACCAAAGAACATACTTTTGGACTCAGAGATGGAGCCTCATATTGCTGATTTCGGTATCGCCAAGCTTCTGGATCAGTCCTCTGCTTCATCCCTATCCGTCACAGTTGTGGGTACAACTGGATATATTGCACCAG AAAATGCatttacaacaacaaaaaaaaaggagtcCGATGTGTATAGTTACGGAGTTGTTTTGCTGGAGTTGCTTACCCGAAAGAAGGCATTGGATCCATCATTTATGGAGGAAACGGATATTGTGGGGTGGGTCAGGTGTGTCTGGAGGAATACAGGAGGAATCGAAAAAATTGTTGATTCGAGCCTCATGGAGGAAATTTTGAAGGCAGATATTAGGGAACAAGTTATTGATGTTCTTCTGGTGGCTTTGAGATGCACTGAGAAGGAGCCAAGCAAGAGACCAACAATGAGAGATGTTGTCAAACAATTATTAGATGCAAATAGCCCCATGAGGAATCAAAAGAGCCAGCCCTCTTAA